A genomic segment from Nicotiana sylvestris chromosome 1, ASM39365v2, whole genome shotgun sequence encodes:
- the LOC138877790 gene encoding uncharacterized mitochondrial protein AtMg00810-like, whose amino-acid sequence MSRSEFVIIAMYVDDLNIIRTSGELPKAVDCLKKQFQMKDLGKTKFCLGLQIEYMKDGIFVHQSTYTEKILKRFYMDKAHPLSIPIVLRSLDIKKDPFRPHENDEEFLGAKVPYLSALEH is encoded by the coding sequence atgtctagatctgaatttgttataatcgccatgtatgttgatgatttaaatatcattagAACTTCTGGAGAGCTTCCAAAAGCAGTAGATTGTTTGAAGAAACaatttcaaatgaaagatcttggaaagacaaaattttgtcttggtctacaaattgagtatatgaaagatggaatatttgtccatcaatcaacatacaccgaaaagattttaaagcgattctatatggataaagcacatccattgagtatcCCGATAGtgttgagatcacttgatataaagaaagatccattccgacctcatgaaaatgatgaagagtttcTTGGTgccaaagtaccatatcttagtgcattggagcactaa